A single region of the Calonectris borealis chromosome 21, bCalBor7.hap1.2, whole genome shotgun sequence genome encodes:
- the LOC142091236 gene encoding POU domain, class 5, transcription factor 3-like produces MFSPDGGLPAAPFGLLPDAGPPFPRGGFDGAAAQPLFFPFAAEPEAARDPPPARAWLPPPAGPPAKAEARPGRPCRQPSPEPRAAACCGPAWPAPPWAGPAPPGTANAALPGPPFPGPAAAAFPGPQLCPAALQPGSGGLSGLGSSGSSSGAASEGGHSSDSGDEDAPTSEELEQFAKDLKHKRIMLGFTQADVGLALGTLYGKMFSQTTICRFEALQLSFKNMCKLKPLLQRWLNEAENTDNMQEMCNAEQVLAQARKRKRRTSIETNVKGTLESFFRKCVKPSPQEISQIAEDLNLDKDVVRVWFCNRRQKGKRLLLPFGNEAEGVMYDMNQSLVPTGLPIPVTSQGYSLAPSPPVYMPPFHKAEMFPQALQPGLSMSNSSH; encoded by the exons ATGTTCAGCCCGGAcggggggctgccggccgccCCCTTCGGCCTCCTGCCCGACGCCGGCCCGCCCTTCCCCCGCGGCGGCTTCGACGGGGCGGCCGCCCAGCCGCTCTTCTTCCCCTTCGCCGCCGAGCCCGAGGCCGCCCGCgacccgccgccggcccgcgcctggctgcccccgcccgccgggccgcccgccaAGGCGGAGGCGCGCCCGGGCCGGCCCTGCCGCCAGCCCTCGCccgagccccgcgccgcggcctGCTGCGGGCCGGCCTGGCCCGCCCCGCCCTGGGCcgggcccgcgccgcccggcaCCGCCAacgccgccctgcccggcccgcccttccccggccccgccgccgccgccttccccggcccccagctctgccccgccgcCCTGCAGCCGGGCTCCGGCGGCCTCTCCGGGctgggcagcagcggcagctccaGCGGCGCCGCCAGCGAGGGCGGGCATTCCAGCGACAGCGGCGACGAG GATGCACCAACCTCAGAGGAGCTGGAGCAGTTCGCCAAGGACCTCAAGCACAAGCGCATCATGCTGGGCTTCACCCAGGCTGACGTGGGGCTGGCTCTGGGCACCCTCTACG GGAAGATGTTCAGCCAGACGACCATCTGCCGCTTCGAAGCGCTCCAGCTCAGCTTCAAGAACATGTGCAAGCTGAAGCCGCTGCTGCAGCGTTGGCTCAACGAGGCGGAGAACACGGACAACATGCAAgag ATGTGCAATGCAGAGCAAGTTTTGGCCCAAGCCCGGAAGAGAAAACGCAGGACCAGCATCGAGACCAACGTGAAGGGGACGCTGGAGAGCTTCTTCCGCAAGTGCGTGAAGCCCAGTCCCCAGGAGATCTCCCAGATCGCCGAGGACCTCAACCTGGACAAAGAT GTGGTCCGGGTCTGGTTCTGCAACCGGCGTCAGAAAGGCAAacggctgctgctgcccttcggCAATGAGGCGGAGGGGGTGATGTACGACATGAACCAGTCCCTGGTGCCCACCGGCCTGCCCATCCCGGTGACGTCCCAGGGCTACAGCCTGGCGCCCTCCCCTCCCGTCTACATGCCGCCCTTCCACAAAGCCGAGATGTTCCCTCAAGCGCTGCAACCTGGGCTCTCCATGAGCAACAGCAGCCACTGA
- the NPDC1 gene encoding LOW QUALITY PROTEIN: neural proliferation differentiation and control protein 1 (The sequence of the model RefSeq protein was modified relative to this genomic sequence to represent the inferred CDS: deleted 2 bases in 1 codon), whose protein sequence is MVAARGAAARRGALLLLLAALGACRLRLARAAASCPRSLDCALQRREFCPPGSGTCGPCLAPFQEDNHGQCVQKQLSPSGRTSVPSLEEEIDFLADVLARQEAPRPQPLRDGKPRTTLVPAGSRQRVASVLREGLLRGPTGSEAATTRPTSTTAAVQKYPVEASPIPSNDDMVLGLIVVCTVAGISALIVAAVCWCRLQKEVRLAQKADYSAQRAASPLPYDKISVRRPRPSLQGVWRWGQACALLEGLPTQRGTPTSRAGGSPAWTPHLSLLSPQPGDKTLAQSAQMYHYQHQKQQMLSMEKHKEEPKLPDSASSDEENEDGDFTVYECPGLAPTGEMEVRNPLFDDSSLHPSNPKLHQ, encoded by the exons CAGCTTCGTGTCCCCGGAGCCTGGACTGTGCCCTGCAGCGCCGGGAGTTCTGCCCGCCAGGGTCGGGCACCTGCGGCCCCTGCCTGGCCCCCTTCCAGGAGGACAACCATGGGCAATGCGTCCAGAAGCAGCTCTCACCCAGTG GGCGGACATCCGTTCCCAGCTTGGAGGAAGAAATCGATTTTCTGGCAGATGTGCTGGCCAGGCAAGAGGCTCCTCGCCCCCAGCCGCTGCGGGATGGCAAGCCCAGGA CCACCCTGGTCCCTGCCGGCAGCAGACAGCGTGTGGCCAGTGTGCTGAGAGAGGGGCTTCTCAGGGGTCCCACCGGCAGTGAGGCAGCCACCACCCGCCCCACCTCTACCACCGCCGCGGTCCAGAAGTACCCGGTGGAGGCATCCCCCATCCCTTCAAATGACGACATGGTGCTCG gGCTGATCGTGGTGTGCACAGTGGCCGGGATCTCGGCGCTGATCGTGGCTGCAGTCTGCTGGTGCAG GCTGCAGAAGGAGGTCAGGCTGGCACAGAAAGCGGACTACTCAGCACAGCGAgcagccagccccctgccctatgACAAGATCTCGGTAAGGCGCCCGCGTCCCTCCTTGCAGGGTGTTTGGCGCTGGGGCCAGGCGTGTGCTCTGCTTGAGGGGCTTCCAACACAACGGGGGACGCccaccagcagggctgggggctctccG GCCTGGACTCCACACCTGTCCTTGCTCTCTCCGCAGCCCGGGGACAAGACACTGGCTCAGAGCGCCCAGATGTACCACTACCAGCACCAAAAGCAGCAGATGCTCTCCATGGAGAA GCATAAAGAGGAGCCCAAGCTGCCAGACTCTGCATCATCTGACGAGGAGAATGAGGATGGAGACTTCACCGTGTACGAGTGCCCCGGGCTGGCTCCG ACCGGAGAAATGGAAGTGAGGAACCCGCTGTTTGACGACTCCTCCTTACACCCCTCCAACCCCAAGTTGCACCAGTAA
- the FUT7 gene encoding alpha-(1,3)-fucosyltransferase 7: protein MPRRPFPGVSSVTGEGDSQRSSMPRASPLPRLPWGWPGMKAVVTTGVFVTTLWNLRCFFNPSEVSGEAPKHTEPLVVLVWEWPSKQVPNISGNTCHELYGIAGCWLTTERQLLGRADVVVFPHARLQPGRDRLPKKRPPGQNWVWVSLESPSNTKALAGWNQTFNWVMTYRRDSDIFIPYGKLVPNRSATVNIPAKTNLVSWVISNYHRTQKRAEVYKNLSRYLHVNIYGKANKKPLCKDCLLPTTSKSKFYLAFENSIHQDYITEKLWRNSLMAGTVPVVLGPPRANYEQFVPADSFIHVDDFGSLAELATFLKTMNSSRYRQFFAWQKRYSVKLYADWRERICTICTIYPSLPRGRVYPDLESWFNT, encoded by the exons ATGCCACGCCGGCCCTTCCCTG gtgtCAGCTCTGTCACTGGAGAAGGTGACAGCCAGCGCAGCAGCATGCCCCGGGCATCGCCACTGCCACGGCTGCCATGGGGCTGGCCCGGCATGAAGGCGGTGGTCACCACTGGGGTGTTTGTAACCACCCTCTGGAACCTGAGGTGCTTCTTCAACCCTTCTGAGGTCTCTGGAGAAGCCCCCAAGCACACTGAGCCGCTGGTGGTCCTGGTGTGGGAATGGCCCTCAAAGCAGGTCCCCAACATCAGTGGGAACACTTGCCATGAGCTATATGGCATCGCAGGCTGCTGGCTCACCACTGAGCGGCAGCTCCTGGGCCGGGCAGACGTGGTGGTGTTCCCCCACGCCAGGCTCCAgccaggcagggacaggctgcccaaGAAGAGGCCGCCAGGGCAGAACTGGGTGTGGGTCTCCCTGGAGTCCCCTTCCAACACTAAAGCTCTAGCGGGATGGAACCAGACCTTCAACTGGGTGATGACCTACAGACGGGACTCAGACATCTTCATCCCCTATGGCAAGCTTGTACCCAACCGGTCGGCCACCGTGAACATCCCTGCGAAGACCAACTTGGTGTCCTGGGTTATCAGCAACTACCACAGGACTCAGAAAAGAGCTGAAGTCTACAAAAACCTCTCCAGGTACCTCCACGTGAACATATacgggaaagcaaacaaaaagccactTTGCAAGGACTGCCTCTTGCCAACGACATCCAAGTCCAAGTTCTACCTGGCCTTCGAGAACTCCATCCACCAGGACTACATCACTGAGAAGCTCTGGAGGAACTCACTGATGGCCGGCACCGTGCCCGTGGTGCTGGGGCCTCCCCGGGCCAACTATGAGCAGTTTGTTCCTGCAGACTCCTTCATTCACGTCGATGACTTTGGTTCCCTGGCGGAGCTGGCCACCTTCCTGAAGACCATGAACTCCAGCCGCTACCGGCAGTTCTTCGCCTGGCAGAAGAGGTACAGTGTGAAGCTCTATGCCGACTGGAGGGAGAGGATCTGCACCATTTGCACCATCTACCCCAGCCTGCCCCGTGGCCGTGTCTATCCTGACCTGGAGAGCTGGTTCAACACCTAA